The Phycisphaerales bacterium AB-hyl4 DNA segment ACGGCCCCTTCGTCGCCAACCCCAGGCTTTCGACCGGCGCGGGCGACAACGTCAACGCAGGCATCTGCCTCGGCCTTCTTGCCGACCTGTCGGTCGAGCAGGCCTTGTGCACCGGCACTGCCACCAGCGGCTATTACGTTCGCAATGGTGCAAGCCCGTCACTTGACCAGCTCGCCGCCTTCTGCGATGAGCTGCCTGGCCCCGAGCAATAAAGGCGATTCGTCTGATCGTCGGCGGCATGGTGGGGCGGTCATGATGTGGCTGGCTCGGCTTTGCGTTGGCGAAGCACGCGGGCGGGCACGCCGGCGGCGACGCTCCACGGCGGGATGTCGCGGGTGACGACGGCGCCGGCGGCGATGACCGAGCCGCGGCCGATGGTGACGCCGGCGGTGAGGGTGACCCGGCCGGCGATCCAGACGTCGTCTTCGATTGTGATGGGATCGTGACGCACGCCCTGCTCGGTGATGGGGCGGTCGACATCGTCAAACACATGGTTGCCCGCGATCATCATCACGTGCGGCGCGATGCGGACGTGGTTGCCGATCTGGATCTGGCCGGTGGGGTTCTCCGGCGTGCCGTAGCCGACGAGCATGCTGAACGCCTGGACGGAGCAGTGGTCGCCCAGCGTGATGTTGCCTTGCAGGATGGCGTGAGGCGCAATGCTTGTGTGGGCGCCGATGCGAATCGCGCCGTGGCGTGGGTTGATTCGACTTTCGGCACTGATGCGAGCAGTGGGGTCGATCTGCACATGATTATGCCGCAACGCGAGGCGTCGGCCCCACCACAATGAGAGCCGCTCGCGAAGGTTCTTGCGCGTCGGCGGCGTGCTCAGTCCGCTGTCGAGCCAGATCCAGAAACTCATGGCAGCTTCCCTTCCGGCAGAGCGAGTTCGCCGAGCACCGCCTCCCGGCCGGGCAGCGTGTTGAACAATACACGCGTGCCGTCGTGGGAGAAGACAGGGTGATGGCAGATGCGCTGCGCGTTTCGGCCGGCCGGTTCGCGATCGCCGACGAATTTCGGCAACGCGACGCGGGCCAGCTCCGCACCCGTGCTGCGCGAGATGAAGAGGACCGCGCCGCCTGCGGTGGTTCCTTCATCGGTGACGATCAGATCGCGGTCAGCCGGGCTGACGGACGGATGCCCGCCGCTGTGATGCTCGCTGAGCATGCGGTAGCCCGTGCCGTCGTATCGCACTTCGGCCAGGCATGATCGGCCGGGGTCGTCGGGGTGCGGTCCGTAGCCGATCAGGTGCTCGTTGTCCGGCTGCCAACCCCAGTGCACGCCGCGCCGACCAAAGCTTAAGTCGAGCGCGAGGTGAATGTCTTTCATGTCCCGATCCGCGGTGAACACGTAAGCGAGGCGTGGCTCGCCGCGGTCTTTGACGACGCAATGATTGCCGAAGTAAAACAGAAACCGCGAGCCGACTTGGTTCCAGCGGACGCAGTAGGTCATCAGCGTCAGGCCATCATCTTTGCCGAGTCGGCTGCGGATTTCGCGGTCGGCTTCGAGCAGGCGATCGCGTTGCGGATGGCGATCGAGAATCTGTTGCGTGCTGAGCACGAGTTGCTCGTGCGGCGGGTCGAATCCCAGTTGCGACATGCCGTGCCGGTCGCGTGCCTGAAACGGGACGGGGGCCTGCTGCGGTTTGTACTGGCCGTCGCCGTAGCCCGCGGCATAGAGCAGGCCGTGGCTGCACGAGATCGCCGGCTCGCCGGACGGCGGGACGCCCTCGACGTCACCCTCCATGGTGACCTGTCGCCCTGTCGCGAGTTCGTGTCGCGTTATGCGCGGTGACTGAAGCGAGCCGCTCTGGTAGTAGATGAACCGCGCATCGGGCGACCAGCTCTGCCACAAGCCCGTATGCCAGAAGCTCGCGGTGGGCGTGACTCTGCCGAAGCGGTCGAGTACGTCGCCCTCCGCTGAAAGAATGATGACCTCGGCGAGGTCGCGATCCAAATCCGCTCCGGCAATGACGATCCGCCCCGAATCATCCGGCGCATAGGGGCAGAGCGTGTAGTAACCATGCACGCACCAGCGGTCGGGCACGGGAAACGCAACGTGTTTGAGTGCCATAGCCATCGTGCTGTCCTTCGAGGCGAATGATCGTCAAAACGCTTTCAGGCATTGGTCGATTGATTCAGCCGGGCTTCTTCGGTCAGCGCCAATATTAACGGAGCTGCGCCGTGAGGTTCGTCGCGATACGGCTGCTTGTCTTCGACGTACGCGGCCACCGTGCCGCGACGTTCGCCTTCGCCGGGACAGCGGCAGCCCGGGCATGACAGTTCGATCGAGCCATCCGCCTTGATCGCATGTTGTCGCAGACCTGCGATGCCGCGATCAAAGGCGGGTCGGAACTGATCGGCGGGCAACAGTCCCAGCCGCAGCCCGACGCCGTAGCCATAGAGAATCAATCCCGTGCCTGACGATTCTTCCCAGGCGGTGGGCAGGGGGATTTCCTGTCGCCACAAGCCGCGAGGCGATTGATGGGGCAGCAATGCCCGGGTGTGATCAACAAAGTATTGCTCGGCTTGTCGGCGATGGGGCGAGTCGGCGGGCAGGTATTGCACAAGTTCGGTCAGCGCGATCAAGCCCCAGCCATTGCCTCGGCCCCAGTGGTCGTCCGTGACAGCGCCCGGCACGGTGAAATTCTTGCATTGATGCAGCAGGCCGTTGTCCGGGTTCAGCAGTTCATCGTAATGGAGAAACGTCTGCCTGGCGGCTTCGTCAATCCAGTCCGGTTGGCCGAAGGTCAGGCCTGCGAATAGCAGGAAGGGCGTCACCGGCATCGCCACGTCGATCCAAACCATCTGCCTGGCGATTTCGTTCTGCCGGCGCATGTTCAGCACCACGCCGCTGTCGCTGCGCGGCGAGTGCATCAGCTGCTCGGCATATTCATGCACGTAGATGCGCGTTGCTTCGTCGGTCATGTGCCCACGGTAGAGCATGTATGCCCGTGGAATGCCGCCGATGCGGTAGTTGATGAAGTTGTAATTGGGGTGCTTGATTTCCAGCGGAAACCGTTTGAGGATGTTGCGGCATCGGTTGAGCAGGGCGGTGTTGTCGTGGATCAGCTCGGCAGCGCGTGCCAGCGCGTAAATCGCCAGCAGGCCGTAGTAGTGTTTGACCTCGTCAATTGATTCGTAGTGGTCGTACAACGCGACCGCGAGATCCAGGGGCGGCATGGTGACCGGGTTTGTGGATGAGGGGGTGAATGTGTTCATCGTGCGAGCCAACCTCCGTCGACGGTAAGGGTCGAGCCGTGCAGATAACGAGCGGCGGTCGAGGCGAGGAAAATCGCTGCGCCTTTGAGGTCGTCGGGAACGCCCCATCGGCCGGCGGGGATGCGCTCGAGGATCTGAGCGTTGCGTGTCTGGTCGTCTCGCAGCGCTTGCGTGTTGGCGGTGGCGATGTAGCCGGGGGCAATCGCGTTGACGTTGATACCTTTGGGCGCGAGTTCGTTGGCCATCAGTCGGGTCAGGCCGAGTACGCCGTGCTTGCTGGCGGTGTAGCTGGGCACGCGGATGCCGCCCTGGTAGCTCAGCAGCGAGGCGATGTTAATGATCTTGCCGCCTTCACCGCGCTCGACCATGTGGCGAGCGACCGACTGGCTGAGCAGGAACAGGCTCTTGAGATTGACGTCGATCACGTCGTCCCAATCCGTCTCGGTGAACTCAAGCAGCTCTGCCCGGCGGATGATGCCGGCGTTGTTCACGAGGATGTCGATACGCGACACATCACCCAGCGCCCGCTCGACCAGCGCTGCCATCGTGGCCGGCTGACCGAGGTCGCCTTGCAGCGCGACGAATCGCCGACCGGTTGCCTCAACCGCCTGCCGAGCGTGGTCGGGGGGTGTGGTGTGATACACGCCGACGATGTCGGCGCCCGCGGCGGCAAGCCCCTCGGCGATGGCCTGCCCGAGGCCGGTGGCGACGCCGCTCACCAGGGCGGTTTGTCCGTCGAGTTTGAAAGTGTCCAGGCTCATCTTCACAGTCTCCCGAAGGTGCTGTCGGTTTGATGAACCTATTGTGAGCTGGCAGGCGGATCATGCAATGGACCATTCGCCGAGGTGTTGCACAATCTGCTTGATGAGATCACGTCTGCGACCAAGCGGAAGGCGAAACACCGGTCATGCGCTTGAACAGGCGGGAGAAATAATAGACGTCGCGGAAGCCGAGTTGGCCGGCCACTTCGCCGACGCGGAACTGGCCGCTGGCCAGGCGATCCTGTGCGGCCTGGATGCGCAAGCGGTTCTGGTAACGCGTGACGGAGCTACCGGTGAGTTGGCTGAACAGCAGGCGGAAGCGTGATTCGCTCAAGCCTGCCATGTCGGCGAGTTCGCCCACGGCATAGATATGGCCAACGTGGTCGTGCAGGTGTTTGATGATGCGTTGAAGCCGTTCGCTGTGGGGGACGCGTCGGTTGGCGCGGACGGCGGCGGCGGCGTATTGCTGCATGAGCAGCAGGATCAGCCCCCGGCAAGCCATCGAATAGCCCGGTTCTCGCGTGGTCCAGAGCCGTTGGAGCTGCTTGAACGTATCGCTGATCTGCGTGACGTTGGCCAGGCGCAGGCGGTGCGGCAGTTCGTGAAACGCGTCGAGCGTGCCGTCGGCAGTCGGCTCGAGATGAAACCCCACCGAGTAGAACGACCAAGGCGCTTTGGGGTCGCTTCGGGCCGAGTGCGATGTGCCGCGCGGGAAGAACAGCATCGTGCCGCGACGTGCTTCGAATCGCTCGCTGCCGCAGCGATACCACGCTCGGCCTGCGGTCGCGAAGGCGATGATGTCGTGTCGCTGGTTGACCAGCTTGTTGATCGACCAGTCGATCGGCCGATCGCGGTAGAGCACGAACCCGACGTGACGAATCGCCGCGTCGAAGCGATCGTTGTGCGCGTCGGCCGGTCCGTCGAGCGTGCGGTAGGGCGTTTCCACGTGGCGTGGTGTAACACGATCAGGCGAAATGTGCAAAATTATGGCGGCGCGTGCATGGACGGCATCGGACGGGTGGGGTACACCTGATGCAACTTAAATGGAGTTGCACCGCCATGCCTTATCAACCCCCCCCGCTGCCGAACGTCGAGCTGTTGCCGATTGATGACGCAGAGCTTTGCCGTCGCTACGAGCTGCTCTACACCGGCGTGGTCAACGACATCCTTCGCGATGAACAATTGCTCTATCAGGCGCTGCCGCCTTCGATCATGCCGCTGGAGCGCGACATGCGCGTCGCGGGCATCGTCTTTACCGTCAAGGGCATGAAGACGCTGACGGTCGAAGGCGAGATGGAGCAGCGGGCCCAGATGCTCGAAGCGATTCACGCGGACAGCGTGGTCGTCTGGGACACAGGCGAGGACGACACGTCGGCCCAGTGGGGCGAGGTGATGACCAAGGCGGCGATCCGTGCCGGCTGTCGGGGGGCGGTGATCGACGGCGGGGTGCGCGATACGCAACTCGTACTCGACCAGCAGTTCCCCGTCTGGTGCCGGTATCGCACGTCCAACGCGATGCTCGGACGGTTCCGCATGGTGGGCTACCAGGTGCCGATCCGCATCGGCGGCGTTGACATTCACGCCGGCGACATTGTCTTCGCTGACATTGACGGCGCGGTGATCGTGCCGCGGCGGTTGGCGATGACGGTGCTCGAGCGGGCCGAGGCATTGCGCCGCGACGAGCAGGAATACAAAAGGTGGATTGACGAAGGCATGTCGGCCACTGAAGTGGTCAAGAAAGGCGGAGCATTCTGATGAACACGACGACGATGCAGGCAGCGGTGACGACGCGATGGGGCAAGCTCGAGTTGCAGTCGCTGGCGATTCCCGAGCCCGGGCCGGGGCAGGTGCGGGTTCGCACGACGCTGGCGGGCATTTGCGGCTCGGACCTGCACATCTTTCAGGGGCATCATCCCACGGCGGTGTCGCCGATCGTGCAGGGGCATGAGTTTGTCGGCATCGTCGACGCGGTTGGACCGGATGTGCCGGATGAAGGCGAGACGCAGGTGGGTCGGCGGGTGGTGGTCGAGCCGTTGATCAGTTGCGGGCAGTGCGAGGCGTGTCGGCGTGGCCTGGTGCATGTATGTCGCAAGCTGAAGCTGCTTGGCATCCATGAGGCCGGTGCGTTTGGCGAGTATTTCCTCGCGCCGGCAAAGAAGGTGATCGCTGTGCCCGACGGCCTGGCGGACGCACTAGCGGCGCTGACCGAGCCGTTTGCGGTCGGCATGCACGTGTGTCGGCAGGGCGGCGTGCAGACGGGCGACCGGGCGTTGGTGGTCGGTGCCGGGCCGATCGGGTTGATCGTGGCGATGGTGGCGCAGACGGCCGGGGCGGAGGTGGCGGTAAGCGAGATCAGTGAGGCCCGCTTGAAGCAGGCGGCGGCGTTTGGCTTCGCCACGATCGACGCCAGACAGGATGCGGCTGAGCAGGCGCGCGAGCGCACCGACGGCGACGGGTTCGACGTGGTATTCGAGGTGTCCGGCTCGGAGCCGGGGGTGGCGCTGGCGATCGAGGCGGCGCGGGTGCGTGGCAGATTGGTGCAGGTGGGCTTCTTCGGCAAGCCGCCGGTGGCCGACCTGTTCAAACTCACATTGAAAGAACTGTCGCTGGTCGGCAGCCGGGTGTACACGGAGGAGGATTTCCGCCGAACGGTTCGGCTGCTTGAGCAGATCGTCGAGAAGAAACGATTCGACCTTGAGCAGTTGATCAGCGGTCAGACGGATCTGGCCGGGCTTGAAGCCGCGATCGGCCGTATGCTCGCGGGCGAGGTGTCGGGCAAGATTCTTGTTCAGCCGAGCAACGCGTAGGTCAGCAATATGAATGAAAGGGATCACACGATGAATCGATTGAAAGACCAGGTCATTTTTGTCACCGGCGCGACGGGCGGCATTGGCGGCGCGGTGGCGCGGCAGCTTGCCGAGGCCGGGGCGAAGCTCGCCATCAGTGGGCGTGACAAGGCCAAGCTGGATGCGCTTTGCAAGGATCTGGGCGGCGACGTGTTCGTCGCGCCCGCGGACGTGACCGATGAGGCAGCCGTGTCGGCGGCGCTCGCTGCGGCCAGGCAGCACTTCGGCCGACTGGACACGCTGGTCAACGTGCCGGGAATGAGCGTGCCCGCCAAGCTTGCGGAGATGAATGTTGACGACTTCCAACGGACGTTCGACGTGAACGTCAAGGGAATGTTTCTCTGTTCAAAACACTTTCTCGCGCACACGGACAAAGCACGTGGCGGGCTGATCGTCAGCATCAGCTCCGTTGCGGGCAAGTCGGCCAACCCCAACGCCCCGGCCTATTGCGCCGCCAAGGCCGCGATGAACATGCTTTCCAACGGCTTCGCGTTGCAGACGAAGGAGGCCAATGTGCGGGTGACGCTGGTGAGCCCTGGCGCGGTGAGCACGCCGGGCTTCTGGGGTGATCGGCCCGTGCCACATGACAAGTTCCTCCAGCCGGAGGATGTGGCCGAAGTGGTGTCGTTTGTGGTCGGCCTGCCTGAGCACATCGTCATGCACGACGTGGTGTTTGAGCCTTGGTATTTTTTCCGAAGCAAATGACCCGCGTGAGTGTGTGA contains these protein-coding regions:
- a CDS encoding DapH/DapD/GlmU-related protein, with the translated sequence MSFWIWLDSGLSTPPTRKNLRERLSLWWGRRLALRHNHVQIDPTARISAESRINPRHGAIRIGAHTSIAPHAILQGNITLGDHCSVQAFSMLVGYGTPENPTGQIQIGNHVRIAPHVMMIAGNHVFDDVDRPITEQGVRHDPITIEDDVWIAGRVTLTAGVTIGRGSVIAAGAVVTRDIPPWSVAAGVPARVLRQRKAEPATS
- a CDS encoding glycoside hydrolase family 88 protein; protein product: MNTFTPSSTNPVTMPPLDLAVALYDHYESIDEVKHYYGLLAIYALARAAELIHDNTALLNRCRNILKRFPLEIKHPNYNFINYRIGGIPRAYMLYRGHMTDEATRIYVHEYAEQLMHSPRSDSGVVLNMRRQNEIARQMVWIDVAMPVTPFLLFAGLTFGQPDWIDEAARQTFLHYDELLNPDNGLLHQCKNFTVPGAVTDDHWGRGNGWGLIALTELVQYLPADSPHRRQAEQYFVDHTRALLPHQSPRGLWRQEIPLPTAWEESSGTGLILYGYGVGLRLGLLPADQFRPAFDRGIAGLRQHAIKADGSIELSCPGCRCPGEGERRGTVAAYVEDKQPYRDEPHGAAPLILALTEEARLNQSTNA
- the kduD gene encoding 2-dehydro-3-deoxy-D-gluconate 5-dehydrogenase KduD codes for the protein MSLDTFKLDGQTALVSGVATGLGQAIAEGLAAAGADIVGVYHTTPPDHARQAVEATGRRFVALQGDLGQPATMAALVERALGDVSRIDILVNNAGIIRRAELLEFTETDWDDVIDVNLKSLFLLSQSVARHMVERGEGGKIINIASLLSYQGGIRVPSYTASKHGVLGLTRLMANELAPKGINVNAIAPGYIATANTQALRDDQTRNAQILERIPAGRWGVPDDLKGAAIFLASTAARYLHGSTLTVDGGWLAR
- a CDS encoding AraC family transcriptional regulator; amino-acid sequence: METPYRTLDGPADAHNDRFDAAIRHVGFVLYRDRPIDWSINKLVNQRHDIIAFATAGRAWYRCGSERFEARRGTMLFFPRGTSHSARSDPKAPWSFYSVGFHLEPTADGTLDAFHELPHRLRLANVTQISDTFKQLQRLWTTREPGYSMACRGLILLLMQQYAAAAVRANRRVPHSERLQRIIKHLHDHVGHIYAVGELADMAGLSESRFRLLFSQLTGSSVTRYQNRLRIQAAQDRLASGQFRVGEVAGQLGFRDVYYFSRLFKRMTGVSPSAWSQT
- a CDS encoding RraA family protein, which gives rise to MPYQPPPLPNVELLPIDDAELCRRYELLYTGVVNDILRDEQLLYQALPPSIMPLERDMRVAGIVFTVKGMKTLTVEGEMEQRAQMLEAIHADSVVVWDTGEDDTSAQWGEVMTKAAIRAGCRGAVIDGGVRDTQLVLDQQFPVWCRYRTSNAMLGRFRMVGYQVPIRIGGVDIHAGDIVFADIDGAVIVPRRLAMTVLERAEALRRDEQEYKRWIDEGMSATEVVKKGGAF
- a CDS encoding zinc-binding dehydrogenase, translated to MNTTTMQAAVTTRWGKLELQSLAIPEPGPGQVRVRTTLAGICGSDLHIFQGHHPTAVSPIVQGHEFVGIVDAVGPDVPDEGETQVGRRVVVEPLISCGQCEACRRGLVHVCRKLKLLGIHEAGAFGEYFLAPAKKVIAVPDGLADALAALTEPFAVGMHVCRQGGVQTGDRALVVGAGPIGLIVAMVAQTAGAEVAVSEISEARLKQAAAFGFATIDARQDAAEQARERTDGDGFDVVFEVSGSEPGVALAIEAARVRGRLVQVGFFGKPPVADLFKLTLKELSLVGSRVYTEEDFRRTVRLLEQIVEKKRFDLEQLISGQTDLAGLEAAIGRMLAGEVSGKILVQPSNA
- a CDS encoding SDR family oxidoreductase; its protein translation is MNRLKDQVIFVTGATGGIGGAVARQLAEAGAKLAISGRDKAKLDALCKDLGGDVFVAPADVTDEAAVSAALAAARQHFGRLDTLVNVPGMSVPAKLAEMNVDDFQRTFDVNVKGMFLCSKHFLAHTDKARGGLIVSISSVAGKSANPNAPAYCAAKAAMNMLSNGFALQTKEANVRVTLVSPGAVSTPGFWGDRPVPHDKFLQPEDVAEVVSFVVGLPEHIVMHDVVFEPWYFFRSK